The following coding sequences lie in one Rutidosis leptorrhynchoides isolate AG116_Rl617_1_P2 chromosome 4, CSIRO_AGI_Rlap_v1, whole genome shotgun sequence genomic window:
- the LOC139840800 gene encoding uncharacterized protein yields the protein MVVVFQKRKNALWVKIIRSIYGKGGGLDTNITCRNISGRTIWKEIIKAGTIADDTRASFSTSITKQLENGESIKFWKDIWCGSERFCTLFHRIFMLGSNKDAHVADRISHNGTSTCGIWSWIRSPSGRALNELTEINNIVSSIKLTDKPDAWKYDLDPSGIYTTKSLARKIDCLKLGNHATNISVPRNKYIPQKVNIFAWRVAQKKIPVRIELDKRGIDLNTVLCLICNSDIESTDHTMVHCPKIAQIWFLTLNWWNQPTSIISNLEDAISNQ from the coding sequence ATGGTGGTGGTGTTTCAAAAACGAAAAAATGCTCTTTGGGTTAAAATTATCAGAAGTATTTATGGGAAGGGGGGCGGGTTAGATACTAACATTACATGCAGGAACATTTCAGGGCGTACTATTTGGAAAGAGATCATTAAAGCAGGAACAATTGCGGACGATACGAGAGCTTCGTTTTCTACATCCATAACCAAACAACTTGAAAATGGTGAATCTATAAAATTTTGGAAGGACATTTGGTGCGGTTCCGAACGTTTTTGCACTTTATTTCATAGAATTTTCATGCTTGGCTCTAATAAAGACGCACATGTAGCGGACCGAATCTCCCACAATGGCACCTCAACTTGCGGTATCTGGTCTTGGATTCGTTCACCTAGCGGACGGGCACTTAACGAACTAACCGAAATCAATAATATTGTCTCTTCCATCAAGCTGACCGACAAACCCGATGCTTGGAAGTATGATCTTGACCCATCCGGTATCTACACTACTAAATCATTAGCACGAAAAATCGATTGTCTAAAACTTGGTAATCATGCTACAAACATTTCGGTCCCTCGCAATAAATATATTCCGCAAAAGGTTAACATATTCGCTTGGAGAGTTGCCCAAAAGAAAATACCGGTAAGAATAGAACTAGACAAAAGGGGCATTGATCTTAATACCGTCCTTTGTCTAATTTGCAACTCGGACATCGAATCTACCGATCACACCATGGTTCATTGTCCAAAAATAGCACAAATTTGGTTTCTTACTCTAAATTGGTGGAACCAACCTACCTCCATAATTTCTAATCTTGAAGACGCCATTAGCAACCAATAA